TCACACTACACAAtgtgggaggaaaaaaatggtttgaaAATACTGAGACCCTTGCTCTTGAGTCTTGAGGAACACTCTCTCCTGAGGCCCCAAACTTATTTATTTGGTAACAGCTTTATGgagacataattcacataccCTATGATCCACCCATTTAAAATGTGattcaatggtttttaatatattcacagagttgtgcaaccatcaccattctagaatattttcattactcCAAAAGGAAACCCAGTACCCTCCAGTTATGGCCCCACCATTGTCCCCATTTTTCCTAGCCTTAGGgaaccaccaatctactttccGCCTTGCTAtgtatttgcctattctgaacatttcatacaaatagaaTAATATATGTCCTCTTGCAACTGGCTTcatttggcataatgttttcaagattgaTTTATGCTATCCTGGAAATAGCATGTATCGgtacttcattttgttttatggccaaataatattccatcatgtgactataacatgtttttaaaatgtatatatttaaggcaaatgatatgatatttttatatatcacattttgttaatttattcataAGTTGATGAACATTTCGGTTGTTTCCACCTTTCagttattacaaataatgctgctatcaCAGTTTACATAGAGTATTTTGGGTGGATGAATGtcttcagttctcttgggtatatatccaggaatagaaaaatctatttattcTTGCAGCTCATTAAGAATATCAGTAACAATACTGGTGAAGATCTTAAGACATTATTGCACACATTGACTCACAGAAAGTGAGGGGGACAGGAAACTGGCTGGGGaaagagaggcacagagaagctaaCTGTTCTGCCTTGGTCACAGTCACCACGTGTACCATGGAGGAGGAAGTCATAGCTGACACTCATGAAAATTAGCCAGCacaacttttataattttaggaaCAAAGATACCAGGGAATCTTTGTTTACAATACAGGAAGGGAAGGTTTCCAAAATccacacacatatttacacaccattattttaaattgatcaGGCTCTTTCTTATTCACTATCTGATTTCTATCTTCTAATTCTCCAACGAGGACCCATGTCCCTCCCTCCAGTGGAATTGAGCTCTCACCTCCCCTCATCCTTACCAGCAGAGTGGTGACTTCGTAAGGAGTTTTGGAGCTCCGGAAAGTGGAGGCTCTTTAAAGGCATCTCTTGTCAGAGCTGCAGGTCTCAGAGCTGTGTGTGTGGGAAGCATGGTGCTGTCCTGTGCTCTCATACGTACCATCTGGGCACTCTAGCCTGCTCGGTGTCTGTCACCAAGTGTGTGTATAGCTAAGAAGCTGAGGTTGCTCCAGACACCCAGTAAactgaaccatatgaaattgccaacATGCATTCACTTGTAACTTACAAAAGTGGCAACTTCATGTGGCACATGAGGGTCAACCTGCCAGTCTCTGGtgtccccttctttccttcctgtgttCCTCCCAACCTCCCAGATCCTGTGCTCTGGAAAACCTTTCTGACCCTCCGGCCCTGCTTGGTCTTTCTCACTCAGCCTTCTGGTGTGGCCACTTTCTAGCTGCTCAATCTGGTACCTGCAGGCATGAGTGGGAGAAGTGCGGAGAACACTGGGCTGGGAGTCAGGAGACCGAGGCTTGGGCTCTGGCTCCCCCCTCACTATCTGTCcactggtctccctgcctccaacTTGCCCCCTCCAATTCATGCCCCCGATGAGCACAGATCTACTCTAGCCACCTTAAACTTCAAATCTTGCAGTAACTTCCTATCACCTGATACCTAGAACTGACAGACTCCCCAGCCTGGCCGGAAGACACAGGTTCAGCTCCTGCCACTTGCTTTTTGCTGCAGCCATGGGTAACTACTTGGAGTGCTCTCACACTGCTATGCCTTGGCACCTGCTCTTCCACTTGGAAGGCGTGTGCACCTCTTTCTCTAAGCCacctctgatttatttttcaaaaccatcTCCCAGGCATCTTCCCTGGGCCTCTGGGCTGTGTTAGGAGCTCTCCTTTCTGCTCCCATTTCCTTGTGCTTCTGTCTCTCCTGGCCCTCATCATCTGTATTTTAATGGCTTGTTTGCATATCTGTCCCTGTCTGTCTCCTTCTCTAGGCTGTGGGCGGGCTCCTGACAGTATCACCTAATTCATCCGTCAATACCTGTTGTCAGAATAGGAACAAACTCTCCTTTAACAGAACCAAGCAGGGGTGCCTGTGCCTCCCTTTCTCCATTTGCTGGAAACAACTCAGAAGCTTAGATCTTGCGCCCTGGCTTTCTCTAAGTCTCATGTGCCTCTTGAGGACGAATAGGTTGGTTTAAGGGGTCTTTCAAGTCTTGTGGTCTAAGACACTGCGATATCAATCCTCACTCTTCCAGAGACAGGCACAGGGATACTGCGTGGGTCCAAGGACATAGATAAGAGGGGATTTACTTAAATGGAAGATTCCAAGGAATTTtggggatttctttttcttttctttttcagttggtGTTTGCAGAGCACCTACCAAGCTCATCCCAGCGCTACGCATGTCATAAAGTTGTACACAGCAGCTTTCTGAATTTCGAGAGACTGCTACCTCCCCAGTCCAACTTCTGTCCCTCTCGCTGTTCGCTCCTGCCAGGATCTGCGGGAGGGACGCTTTGGGCGAGGCTGGTCCCCAAATCTGTCGCTGCCACCCAGTCCGCTTCTGCCGCTGAGCCCGCGGAGGTTGGCCGAGCCGGTCATTAGCCCGGGCGCCCTCTGGCGGTCTCACGGCGAAGCTGCGGCCCGGCCGCGCCAGGCgatgggaagggggagggatgggggaggaggcgcgggcaggggaggagaggaaaaagtTGCGCTGGGAAGTTTGGAAAGTTGAGAAGTGGCTGCTGCGGGCTTCGCCTCCCTCCGCGCGTGTGAGGGAGCGAGCGAGGGAGCCAGAGAGGAGCGAGCGAGCGCCTGCCATGCCCATCAGACCCCGCCTCGCCGCGCCCGGGCGCGGAGCTAGCCCCGACTCCCTgccgcccggcccggcccggcccggcgcGGCCCGGGTCCCCCGCCCCCGCGCCCCCCGCGCCAGGTCCTCCCCTCCCCCGCCTCAGCGGCCCCAGCCCCCCGCCCGGCCCGGCTCCGCGCCGCTCTCCcgccctcctctctccctctctcccggCCGCGGAGCAGCATGGCGGAGCCCGGGCAGCGGCCGCGCGGCCGCCCGCCGCCCCTCTGAGCCGGACTCGGGGGCAGCCGGCCGCCCCAGAGCCGCCCCCGACCCCTGCCGCGCCCTCCGCCGCACTTGTCCCACTGCGCGCCTCCTGGAGCGCCGCGCACCCCTGGGACCCTTGCGCGCCCCGGGCGCCCAGCATAACCCAGGGACCCCCGCGCACCCCAGGTTCTCGGTTCTGCCCCAGGAACCCCGCGCGCCCCTGAACCCCGACGCAGCTCCGGGACCCCGCGCGCCCCCGGACCCCAACACGCCCTCAGCACCTGGGGGCTCAGCCAGCGAGGTTGAGCGCCCGGGGGCGGGGCCCAGCCCTAGAGGGTCCCTGTCTTCCAACAGACGGAGCCCCGCCCCAGAGAAACCCCCAGGTTCGACAGGGACAGTCAGCCACGCCCCAGAGGGCGACCAGCATCCTGTGGCTGGAGCCCAGTGCTCCAGAGGAAACTCCGTGCCCAACTGGGGACTCCCCGCCCCGCTGAGGGGCGCCGCCCGGGAGGGTCCCCCGCGCCCCGCGGGCCGCGGCAGGATGCACGCCGCCCTGGCGGGGCCGCTGCTCGCCGCCCTCCTCGCCACCGCTCGCGCCCGCCCGCAGCCCCCTGACGGAGGACAGTGCCGGCCGCCCGGATCGGTGAGCGAGCGCCTTCCCAGCCACTCTCCCGCCTACCTGGGTATTCCAGTCCCATGGGACGATGGTTTGGGTACTGCTTCCGCACCCACCTTAGCCCACCCGCTCCACCTCTACCCGCCGGGCGCAGCCTCGGGCGCCCTTCCTTCGCTCCTGCCTGCCCCGGCTCCAGCTCCAAGCCAGGAGCGAGAAGGGGCGCTCCCTCTCTGGTTCCTTCTCCACACGCTGCCGCTCTCGGGCTCTCCCCTTGACTTGTGGTCCTGCTTGGACGCTTCCTCTCTCTGTGCCCCTTTTTGTCTCTCctttctcatgtttttttttctctctctctctttacacTTCTCGTCTCTCTGCCCGTTTCTGACTGTGTCTTTCTAGCATTCCTTGCTCTTCTCTTGACTTCTATCGAACCTTTTGCTCTCCCATTCACACACTCTGCCCCCTCCCAGgcttccctctttctccctgcCCTCCCACTCTGACCTAAGACAAACTTTCTCCCTGTTGCTGGTTCTCACCTCCATCTCTGCGGTCCAGGCTTCCACCACCTACTCTCCCAAGCGTCCATATTTCATGAAAAGGGGGAAGATttcagaggagaggaaaaggcaATGCCAGGACGTACTGGCCTAATATTTCCTGGGGTCAAGTAATTACTGGTTCTCCTAATTTTCCTTCCAAAACAAAGAACCTCTTTATTTCCTTCAGTATCTTTCCCTGTAAGTGTAAATTAATGCATTGACAGTAACCCTGAATTGGAGGCCAGGAGACCGTAGGGTCTGGCTGCTGTCGGTGTGCTGCCTGTCAGCCCGGAATTCGCTGACCCTGGGCAAGGTGCACCTCCAGCGGCCTGCCTTGTGCACAAACAAGGAGCTCGTTGGCTGGCTGGGCTCTCAGTCTATCGCCAACATGCTGGGATTTACAGTTTTGGATAGTTAGTAAAGTAATGTACTGTTCTCCCACAAGCTACCCATCCCAACACATACTTTTCATTTGTGCTAGAATCAGACAGGAAAATGTTATGAGTTGGTCTAAAGCTTGCAAGTGGTCAGTGGGCACTCCAGGGATTTTTCTGGATGGAAAATGGCTTTGCCTAAGAGAAATGACAGTCCCCTTCTCATGCCCTTTATGCCCAGCCCTGACTTGGATCTGTAGAAAGGACCCCTGTCTGCATACCTCTCCTCAGCTcctacacacacacgcgcacacacacacacactccccaaaGTCAGAGCTTAGGTCATAGAAAATGACAAACAACTGGGGTTGGAGATCAGGTATACATTTTTAGGGGAGGAGCCTGGAAAGTACCCAGAATATGTACATTTCTTGGGACTAATTGTAATGGAATCCTTTCCTCCCAAGCCAGATTCTGAAACTTGACTTGGCCTTGCAAGATTTTAAAGCACTTTCTCATCTATGGTCTCAGCTGGTGGAGCAAAGTAGCCGACACCCCAGACCTGCCCTCCAAAAAGAAAAGTGTATTCACCGTGATGAATGTGAAGTAGCTGTTTAAATAGGTGTGCTATTTTTAATAGGTGTTCTGCTTTCAAAGTGCTCTTGGCATATATCTTCTAATGGTTGGATTTAAAACTTACATGACTTCCTCCCTTCTTGCCAGAGCAGGACTCTTGGTCCCCCTTTCCCCACCCTCCACATGAAACACCACCGGTGAAGGTTTGACTTGGCCAAGCATGAATATTCTCAGGTGGTGTGGCAGTCCTTGGCACTCATGGCAATTGCTAATCATGAGAGTTTCCCTTCATTGCCGACTTCCTCTGTGCCTGGCACTAGTCTGAGagcataatatacatatattgtatcTTTTAATCTTCCCAACAACCCCTGAGGTAGTTGCTTtcacccccattttatagatgaggaaacggagCCTGTGGGAAGTGAAATGATTCACTCAAGATCATACATCTAAGACAGGGCAAAGCTAGGTTTTCAATGTGGGTCTTTCAGGCTCCAAAGCCCTGGCTCTTTACCATGGCCTGTGTATGGTCTCTGcctcccatccccacctccctctgcACCTCCCTCTGGGCTACCCTGACTCTACTCTGTTGCCTTCGGCCTCACTGCCTTGCCTCTCCTCTACTCCTGCAGCAGAGGGACTTGAACTCCTTCCTGTGGACGATTcgtcgtgatccgccggcctacCTGTTTGGCACTATCCACGTCCCCTACACCCGTGTCTGGGACTTCATCCCGGACAACTCCAAGGCAGCCTTCCAGGCTAGCGCCCATGTCTACTTTGAGCTGGACCTGACAGACCCCTACACCATCTCGGCCCTGGCCAGCTGCCAGCTGCTGCCGCATGGGGAAAACCTGCAGGATGTGCTGCCTCGCGAGCTTTACTGGCGCTTGAAGCGCCACCTGGACTACGTCAAGCTGATGATGCCCTCCTGGATGACGCCCGCTCAGCGGGGCAGGGGGCTCTATGCTGACTACCTATTCAATGCCATCGCGGGCAACTGGGAGCGCAAGAGGCCCGTCTGGGTGATGCTCATGGTGAACTCGCTCACCGAGAGGGACGTGCGCTTCCGCGGGGTGCCCGTGCTCGACCTCTACCTGGCCCAGCAGGCTGAGAAGATGAAGAAGACCACAGGGGCTGTGGAGCAGGTGGAGGAGCAGTGCCATCCCCTCAACAACGGGCTCAACTTCTCCCAGGTAGGCATGCAGGGCCCCAGGCTGGAGCTGACAGCCCAGGGCGCCTGAGTCCTCTTCTCCGATTGTCTTTCTTCTCCGATGGGGAGCGGGAGGCAGCCAGAGTCAGGTCCTTTTTCTGGAAGGAGAGGTTCTTTTGGGCTGCAAGGCAGCACTTGGCTGCTCTGGTAGTATCAGTTGAGAGTGGTGTGTACTGGAATTTGGGGTAAGAGTCTGAGTGTTTGCTTCTATTGCAGCAGTATTACATGTTGGGGATGTACACTCCTCACCTGCTGTGCTTGCCTGGGCAGAAAGAATTTCCCTCAGAGCATCAGAGtgatcaaaaacaaaaagaggggCTTCTGGTGTGTGTCAGGCCTTCCTGAGGCCATGGAGGCTGTCTTGAGGCTGGTGTGTGGACAGTGCCCGAGAAA
This region of Macaca fascicularis isolate 582-1 chromosome 1, T2T-MFA8v1.1 genomic DNA includes:
- the TRABD2B gene encoding metalloprotease TIKI2 isoform X5 produces the protein MHAALAGPLLAALLATARARPQPPDGGQCRPPGSQRDLNSFLWTIRRDPPAYLFGTIHVPYTRVWDFIPDNSKAAFQASAHVYFELDLTDPYTISALASCQLLPHGENLQDVLPRELYWRLKRHLDYVKLMMPSWMTPAQRGRGLYADYLFNAIAGNWERKRPVWVMLMVNSLTERDVRFRGVPVLDLYLAQQAEKMKKTTGAVEQVEEQCHPLNNGLNFSQVLFALNQTLLQQESVRAGSLQASYTTEDLIKHYNCGDLSAVIFNHDTSQVACAECSP
- the TRABD2B gene encoding metalloprotease TIKI2 isoform X4; this encodes MHAALAGPLLAALLATARARPQPPDGGQCRPPGSQRDLNSFLWTIRRDPPAYLFGTIHVPYTRVWDFIPDNSKAAFQASAHVYFELDLTDPYTISALASCQLLPHGENLQDVLPRELYWRLKRHLDYVKLMMPSWMTPAQRGRGLYADYLFNAIAGNWERKRPVWVMLMVNSLTERDVRFRGVPVLDLYLAQQAEKMKKTTGAVEQVEEQCHPLNNGLNFSQVLFALNQTLLQQESVRAGSLQASYTTEDLIKHYNCGDLSAVIFNHDTSQVTFWGTTQSSTSCGRQGWRWTTHPPGRPYTALPPRAQRPLLRGP